A region of Anaerohalosphaeraceae bacterium DNA encodes the following proteins:
- the rpmH gene encoding 50S ribosomal protein L34, whose product MENHRKSLIKRARKHGFRARMRTKKGRQILSRKRRTGRSTNVKRSFS is encoded by the coding sequence ATGGAAAATCATCGCAAGAGTTTAATCAAGCGGGCCCGCAAGCACGGATTTCGGGCTCGGATGCGGACAAAGAAAGGCCGTCAGATTCTGTCGCGCAAGCGCCGCACCGGACGCAGCACCAACGTCAAGCGGAGCTTCAGTTAA
- the ispG gene encoding flavodoxin-dependent (E)-4-hydroxy-3-methylbut-2-enyl-diphosphate synthase, with amino-acid sequence MIARRKTRTVQVGSVRLGSKHPIVIQSMTKVFTTRVAACVQQIVRLQEAGCGLVRLAVPTRNDTRAFARIVQQVSIPLVADIHFSAERAIEAIEAGAAKIRLNPGNIKDRRDILRIIDCAKRHGIAIRIGVNEASIRDLTSGDTALDRRVRLMRTEMTRYVRLFEKAGFDNLVLSAKSADTVRTIGINRLLAKDFDYPLHLGLTHAGLPEDAAVPSAVTLGALLAEGIGDTIRVSAAGDPVEEVKIARQILLSLGLQEPTGPQLIVCPTCGRCRINVVALARKVKKELTHLNKPIRVAVMGCVVNGPGEAADADIAVCAAEGKGFLYRQGVRTAIVPAERLLEALRGELRRCR; translated from the coding sequence ATGATTGCACGAAGAAAAACACGAACCGTTCAGGTGGGTTCCGTTCGGCTGGGCTCGAAACATCCGATTGTCATCCAGTCGATGACCAAGGTCTTCACCACCCGCGTGGCCGCCTGTGTGCAGCAGATTGTCCGGCTTCAGGAGGCCGGCTGCGGTCTGGTTCGGCTGGCGGTGCCCACGCGAAACGACACCCGGGCCTTCGCCCGCATCGTCCAGCAGGTTTCGATTCCGCTGGTTGCAGACATTCACTTTTCGGCGGAGCGGGCGATTGAGGCCATTGAGGCCGGCGCCGCCAAGATTCGGCTCAATCCGGGCAACATCAAGGACCGCCGCGACATCCTGCGGATTATCGACTGCGCCAAACGGCACGGCATTGCCATCCGCATCGGCGTCAATGAAGCGAGCATTCGCGACTTAACAAGCGGCGATACGGCGTTGGACCGCCGCGTGCGTCTGATGCGCACGGAAATGACCCGGTATGTGCGGCTGTTTGAGAAGGCCGGCTTTGACAATCTGGTTCTCAGCGCCAAGAGCGCCGATACGGTGCGGACGATTGGAATCAATCGGCTTCTGGCAAAGGATTTTGACTATCCGCTGCATCTGGGGCTCACGCATGCGGGCCTTCCGGAGGATGCCGCCGTTCCTTCGGCGGTGACGCTCGGGGCGCTGCTGGCGGAGGGCATCGGCGATACGATTCGCGTCAGTGCCGCCGGCGACCCGGTCGAGGAAGTCAAAATTGCTCGACAGATTCTTCTTTCGCTGGGGCTGCAGGAGCCGACCGGCCCGCAGCTGATTGTCTGTCCGACCTGCGGGCGGTGCCGCATCAATGTGGTTGCTCTGGCCCGCAAGGTCAAAAAAGAACTGACACATCTGAACAAGCCTATTCGTGTGGCAGTGATGGGCTGTGTGGTCAACGGCCCCGGCGAAGCGGCGGATGCAGACATCGCCGTCTGTGCCGCCGAAGGCAAGGGCTTTTTGTATCGGCAGGGGGTCCGGACGGCTATTGTGCCTGCCGAACGGCTGCTGGAGGCCCTGCGGGGAGAACTTCGCCGCTGCCGATAA
- a CDS encoding efflux RND transporter periplasmic adaptor subunit, giving the protein MKSRKAVAVAAAVTVLLVLILAVGIWFWMHRPKVGAQSAQRGPMPLPVVACEVRDVTDYYEFTGTTEAVDSVEIRARVEGYLQGIHFTDGQLVEEGQLLFTIEPQAYAARRDEAAARLKAAEAELERARVDLERIEKAIETNAVSRQDLSTRRAAFLSAQASVDAARAALADAELNLSYTQIRSPLRGRIGRHLADVGNLVGPQSKPVLASVVRTEPMYVFFYMSESLLDADLLGRIRQADGDNPVPFFVGFGDRTDYPFEGRLCFADNTVDPRTGTVYVRGQLSNEKEQLLPGMFVRVRVPIRQRPKAVLIPEKTIQTDLGGKYVLVVGEGQMLQRRDIVLGASEGTMRIVLQGLDGSETILAGGFYMARPGMPIQPVPAGQMPPGAGGAPGAAGGPAPAGKP; this is encoded by the coding sequence ATGAAAAGTCGAAAAGCCGTTGCCGTTGCTGCTGCCGTGACCGTACTGCTTGTATTGATTCTGGCTGTCGGTATCTGGTTTTGGATGCACCGGCCTAAAGTCGGCGCACAGTCGGCTCAGCGGGGACCGATGCCCCTGCCGGTTGTCGCCTGTGAGGTTCGGGATGTGACGGATTATTACGAGTTTACCGGCACGACGGAGGCCGTTGATTCCGTGGAGATTCGGGCCCGCGTGGAGGGGTATCTCCAGGGGATTCATTTTACCGACGGCCAGCTGGTCGAAGAAGGGCAGCTGCTGTTTACGATTGAACCGCAGGCCTACGCCGCCCGCCGGGATGAAGCGGCAGCCCGTCTGAAGGCGGCGGAAGCTGAGCTGGAACGGGCCCGCGTGGATTTGGAGCGAATCGAAAAGGCCATTGAGACCAACGCCGTCAGCCGGCAGGACCTGTCCACTCGCCGGGCGGCTTTTCTGTCGGCTCAGGCGTCGGTCGATGCCGCCCGTGCCGCTTTGGCCGATGCGGAGCTGAATCTGAGTTATACCCAGATTCGAAGCCCGCTGCGCGGACGCATCGGACGCCATCTGGCGGATGTGGGCAATCTGGTCGGTCCCCAGTCCAAACCGGTCCTGGCTTCTGTGGTCCGAACGGAGCCGATGTATGTGTTCTTTTATATGAGTGAGTCGCTGCTGGATGCCGACCTTCTTGGCCGGATTCGTCAGGCGGACGGGGACAATCCGGTGCCGTTTTTTGTCGGGTTCGGCGACCGGACGGACTATCCGTTTGAGGGGCGTCTGTGCTTTGCGGACAACACGGTGGACCCGCGGACGGGGACGGTCTATGTTCGGGGGCAGCTGAGCAACGAAAAAGAACAGCTGCTGCCGGGGATGTTTGTCCGCGTACGGGTGCCGATTCGACAGCGTCCGAAAGCTGTTTTGATTCCCGAAAAGACGATTCAGACGGATTTGGGCGGGAAATATGTCCTGGTTGTCGGAGAGGGGCAGATGCTCCAGCGGCGCGATATTGTTTTGGGAGCATCAGAAGGAACGATGCGGATTGTCCTGCAGGGTCTGGACGGCAGTGAGACCATTCTTGCGGGCGGCTTTTATATGGCTCGCCCCGGGATGCCGATTCAGCCCGTTCCGGCGGGTCAGATGCCGCCGGGAGCCGGCGGAGCACCGGGCGCCGCAGGCGGTCCGGCTCCGGCCGGAAAACCCTGA
- a CDS encoding glycosyltransferase family 4 protein: MRIVQITPGSGDQFYCENCLRDTALVRAMRRLGTDVVLVPMYLPLSLDGDNSLERTEVFFGGINVYLQQKLGPLGRLPGPLRRWLDSEALLRRISRRAGMTSARQLGEMTLSMLEGPQGRQAAELDRLTDFLASLDRRPDVILLSNLLLAGLAGPLRQRLGCRLMCWLQDEDGFIDGLGEPWTKRVWQRLRELLEHFDLFLPVSRYYAEVMKNRLGIAEEKLFVCPPGLELADYAPAQTPPAEPTIGFLARMAFINGLDIAAEAFAQLTSRPGLERLRLLICGGKNAADEPMICSVRDKLAQAGLSERVRFFERFEKAERLAFLQQIHLLVCPVRYSPAYAMNVLEAMACGVPFAAPRTGVYPEWAQQTGGGVLYEPNSPQALAETLEPLLRSPQQTAQMGQTARQALRNHFDMEQNARRFLQRLEPKTRP; encoded by the coding sequence ATGCGGATTGTACAGATAACACCGGGCTCGGGCGACCAGTTTTACTGTGAGAACTGCCTGCGCGATACCGCACTGGTGCGGGCGATGCGCCGGCTGGGGACGGATGTGGTGCTGGTGCCGATGTACCTGCCGCTGTCGCTGGACGGAGACAATTCGCTGGAGCGCACGGAAGTCTTTTTCGGCGGCATCAATGTCTATCTTCAGCAGAAGCTGGGGCCGCTGGGGCGCCTTCCGGGTCCGCTGCGGCGCTGGCTGGATTCGGAGGCCCTTTTGCGGCGCATCAGCCGACGGGCCGGAATGACCAGTGCCCGCCAGCTGGGGGAAATGACGCTGTCGATGCTCGAGGGCCCGCAGGGACGCCAGGCCGCTGAACTGGACCGTCTGACGGATTTTCTGGCTTCCTTGGACCGCAGGCCTGATGTGATTCTTCTGTCCAATCTGCTTTTGGCGGGCCTGGCCGGACCGCTTCGGCAGCGGCTGGGCTGTCGGCTGATGTGCTGGCTGCAGGATGAAGACGGGTTTATTGACGGGCTGGGGGAGCCCTGGACAAAGCGCGTCTGGCAGCGGCTCAGGGAGCTGCTCGAACATTTTGACCTGTTCCTGCCGGTCAGCCGCTATTATGCCGAAGTGATGAAAAACCGTCTGGGCATTGCGGAAGAGAAACTGTTTGTCTGCCCGCCCGGTCTGGAGCTGGCGGATTATGCGCCCGCACAGACGCCTCCTGCGGAGCCGACGATCGGCTTTCTGGCGCGGATGGCGTTTATCAATGGGCTGGACATCGCTGCGGAGGCCTTTGCACAGCTGACCTCCAGGCCGGGGCTGGAGCGTCTGCGGCTGCTGATTTGCGGGGGAAAGAACGCCGCCGATGAGCCGATGATTTGCTCCGTTCGGGACAAACTCGCTCAGGCGGGACTGTCCGAGCGGGTTCGCTTTTTCGAACGATTCGAAAAGGCCGAGCGTCTGGCGTTTCTGCAGCAGATTCACCTGCTGGTCTGCCCGGTGCGGTACAGTCCGGCGTATGCGATGAATGTGCTGGAGGCGATGGCCTGCGGGGTGCCGTTTGCCGCCCCCCGCACAGGGGTCTATCCGGAATGGGCCCAGCAGACCGGCGGGGGAGTCCTGTATGAGCCGAACAGTCCGCAGGCCCTTGCAGAGACCCTCGAACCGCTTCTGCGCAGCCCGCAACAGACCGCTCAAATGGGACAAACTGCCCGGCAGGCCCTGCGGAATCATTTCGATATGGAACAAAATGCCCGCCGTTTTCTCCAGCGGCTGGAGCCGAAAACCAGACCGTAG
- a CDS encoding ABC transporter permease, which yields MTAKQLTEHLRASLPPAAAGLQIEPVRRQAAQSSVGMTDFSSLFFGLSMFLLGSSLLLTALLFRFAVERRSEQIGLLKALGFRRSRLRLMYLLEGLVLSAAGACLGIVPAVLYTRLLLWALSGVWSQAVAGASLVFDFHAATLLKGAAAGLAVSLFSMMLSLRHRLALPAAVLLGMPAEIAPPQSPKPRLLWTAVLLGILGLVLSGWGLRTDLQKATAVFFVSGSLLLVSLLLFLRYSLSASGILVFKRPVSGLIWAAWRNACRRPGRSMAAAAMTAAGVFLIAAVSLNQKSPPKDVRNRRSGTGGFVLTAESALPILQNLPEAAARLAPETAWDALGLEGAAAFRVREGEPASCLNLNRAVQPRLLGVDPASLRNRRAFVFREVLPGTASSLEDAWHLLEADWGPDIVPAVGDIGTVYWALGRKVGDTLVQTDEQGRPFTLKIVGMLESSVLQGSLILPEKAFLERFPSTAGYQVFLLDAPPQKAEALSAALSRTFRRWGLEVVPTGQRLAVFQAVENTYLSIFLVLGGLGLLLGTVGMGWVLWLNILERRGELAMMQAVGFRKQVLVSMLVQEHLLVLSAGVLGGLLSAVPAVLPALAGRIEPVPFGLLLTALTAVVLSGWLWIRLAAATALSGPILNALRSE from the coding sequence ATGACTGCAAAACAGCTGACGGAGCATCTGCGGGCTTCTTTGCCGCCTGCGGCTGCCGGACTGCAGATTGAACCGGTTCGGCGGCAGGCCGCTCAGTCGTCCGTCGGAATGACGGACTTCAGCTCCCTGTTTTTCGGATTAAGTATGTTTCTGCTGGGTTCCTCGCTGCTGCTGACGGCGCTGCTGTTTCGCTTTGCCGTCGAGCGGCGGTCCGAACAAATCGGTCTGCTTAAAGCGCTGGGCTTTCGCCGCAGCCGCCTCCGGCTGATGTATCTGCTGGAAGGGCTGGTTTTGTCGGCGGCGGGGGCCTGTCTGGGGATTGTGCCGGCGGTTCTCTATACGCGTCTGCTGCTTTGGGCCCTGTCGGGCGTCTGGTCGCAGGCCGTCGCCGGGGCTTCTTTGGTATTTGATTTTCACGCCGCTACGCTTCTGAAAGGGGCGGCGGCCGGGCTGGCGGTTTCGCTTTTTTCGATGATGCTCTCGCTGCGGCACCGCCTGGCTTTGCCCGCCGCGGTCCTGCTGGGAATGCCCGCAGAGATTGCCCCTCCGCAATCTCCCAAACCGCGGCTTCTGTGGACCGCGGTTCTTCTTGGAATCCTCGGCCTTGTGCTGAGCGGCTGGGGGCTTCGCACAGACCTTCAGAAGGCCACAGCTGTCTTTTTTGTGTCCGGTTCGCTGCTGCTGGTGTCGCTGCTTTTGTTTCTGCGATACAGTCTTTCCGCATCGGGTATTCTTGTTTTCAAACGACCCGTCAGCGGTCTTATTTGGGCGGCCTGGCGGAATGCCTGCCGCCGGCCCGGCCGCTCGATGGCGGCAGCGGCTATGACCGCCGCCGGCGTCTTTCTGATTGCCGCTGTTTCCCTGAATCAAAAGTCACCGCCGAAGGATGTTCGCAACCGCCGCAGCGGCACCGGCGGATTTGTTCTGACGGCCGAAAGTGCTCTGCCGATTCTGCAGAACCTGCCGGAGGCCGCCGCTCGGCTTGCCCCCGAGACAGCCTGGGATGCGCTGGGGCTGGAAGGAGCGGCCGCCTTTCGGGTTCGAGAGGGCGAGCCGGCGAGCTGTCTGAATCTGAATCGGGCCGTTCAGCCGCGGCTTCTGGGGGTTGACCCGGCTTCGCTCCGCAACCGCAGGGCCTTTGTCTTTCGGGAGGTTCTGCCGGGCACAGCATCGTCTCTGGAGGATGCCTGGCATCTGCTCGAGGCCGACTGGGGGCCGGATATCGTGCCGGCCGTCGGCGATATCGGAACGGTCTATTGGGCCCTCGGACGCAAGGTGGGCGATACACTTGTGCAGACCGATGAGCAGGGACGCCCCTTTACCCTGAAGATTGTCGGCATGCTCGAATCCTCTGTGCTTCAGGGCAGCCTGATTCTTCCTGAAAAGGCGTTTCTGGAGCGGTTTCCTTCGACGGCAGGCTATCAGGTCTTCCTGCTCGATGCGCCGCCGCAGAAAGCCGAAGCCCTTTCTGCGGCTCTGAGCCGAACATTCCGTCGATGGGGGCTGGAGGTCGTTCCGACGGGTCAGCGGCTGGCGGTCTTTCAGGCAGTTGAAAATACGTATCTGTCCATCTTTTTGGTGTTGGGCGGGCTGGGGCTTCTGCTGGGGACGGTCGGGATGGGCTGGGTGCTCTGGCTGAATATTCTCGAGCGGCGGGGAGAACTGGCGATGATGCAGGCCGTCGGTTTTCGCAAACAGGTTCTTGTCTCAATGCTGGTTCAGGAGCATCTGCTTGTTCTGTCGGCCGGTGTGCTTGGCGGCTTGCTGTCCGCTGTGCCGGCGGTGCTGCCCGCCCTGGCCGGGCGGATTGAACCGGTGCCGTTCGGACTGCTGCTGACGGCCCTGACTGCTGTTGTCCTGAGCGGCTGGCTGTGGATTCGTCTGGCGGCGGCCACCGCTCTGTCCGGGCCGATTCTGAACGCCCTGCGAAGCGAATAA
- a CDS encoding ABC transporter ATP-binding protein — protein sequence MLELKQVRKRYSTAAGPLEVLRGIDLRLDKGQSASIVGPSGCGKSTLLNLIGGLDKPDEGAVWVEGRDLSTMDEEALADFRNRFVGFVFQQHHLLPQCTVLENVLLPALAGGRLREEPSALHRRAMELLEQVGLADRAGELPGRLSGGQRQRAAVARALLLRPVLLLADEPTGSLDEQTAVSVMNLLDEVHRLHGLTLIVVTHSALLAARMQRRFVLSGGLLSEQTQDAVR from the coding sequence ATGCTCGAGCTCAAGCAGGTCCGGAAACGCTATTCGACCGCCGCCGGCCCCCTGGAGGTGCTGCGGGGAATCGACCTGCGGCTGGACAAAGGGCAGTCGGCCTCCATCGTCGGTCCGTCCGGCTGCGGCAAAAGCACCCTGCTGAACCTCATCGGCGGGCTGGATAAACCCGATGAGGGGGCTGTGTGGGTTGAGGGGCGGGACCTTTCGACAATGGATGAGGAGGCCCTGGCGGATTTTCGCAACCGTTTTGTCGGTTTTGTCTTTCAGCAGCATCATCTCCTGCCGCAGTGTACGGTTCTGGAGAATGTGCTCCTGCCGGCTTTGGCCGGCGGGCGGCTTCGGGAGGAGCCGTCGGCTCTGCATCGGCGGGCGATGGAGCTGTTGGAGCAGGTGGGGCTGGCCGACCGGGCCGGCGAACTGCCCGGACGGCTGTCCGGCGGCCAGCGTCAGCGGGCGGCGGTCGCGCGGGCCCTGCTTTTGCGGCCGGTGCTGCTGCTGGCCGATGAGCCGACCGGCTCGCTGGATGAACAGACCGCCGTATCGGTGATGAACCTGCTGGACGAGGTTCACCGTCTTCACGGCCTGACTCTGATTGTTGTAACCCATTCAGCCCTTCTGGCCGCCCGGATGCAGAGGCGGTTTGTGCTCTCCGGCGGCTTGCTTTCTGAGCAGACACAGGACGCTGTGCGATGA
- a CDS encoding multidrug efflux RND transporter permease subunit translates to MQFSRFFIDRPVFATVISIVIMLVGLIALPLLPVEKTPDIAPPTVMVEAQYPGASAEVIAQTVATPLEQAINGVDGMLYMTSSSSDTGMMMLTVTFEVGTDVDMATVLVQNRVATAEPQLPEEVKRYGIRTHKRSPNITMLLVFQSSDSRYDDVYVSNYINLYIKDVLTRVPGVGQVEVFGAKDFGMRLWLDPEKMRARQLTTDDVLAAVRRQNIEVAAGQIGGMPSPPDQQFQWTIQTKGRLSTPEEFGNIILRAEENGRLLRLKDVARVELGAQNYSWSVRLRGKPAVAMAIYATPEANALRVADGVRDALAELSKSFPKGLTYEEPYNPTLFIRESLREVVSTLLMVVALVVLTVFVFLEDWRATLVPAVTIPVSLIGTLAVMLALGFTINTLSLFGLVLAIGIVVDDAIVVVENCSRLIADEKLSPRAAAIKAMEQVTSPVIATTLVLLAVFAPTILAPGITGKLYQQFAVTLSVAVCFSTLNALTLSPVLCAFLLRPQEHKRGRFFRWFDHWLKRTTTAYTGVVQSILRRTVIALAVFAVLTVVGLTGFEKLPTGFLPTEDEGAIFLGVRLPEGASLHRTEQVMERVNAILAQTPGVANFASISGFSMLQGGMMANGGTCFIRLEPWSKRRDPQLHVSAIVQRLQQQLFMIPDALCLAFQPPAIMGLGTTSGFEVQIQDRGGVGLETLARIGSDLVFEGQNDPILTQLNSTFEAAVPQLYLEVDRVKAQTLDVPLENVFNALQTYLGSTYVNDFNLFGRTFKVMAQAEADFRSKAEHIGRLEVRNRSGQMVPLRTLVSVRETAGPQTITHYNLYPATRLTGSARPGCSSGQAIERVRQLLEEKLPEGMGYEWSGMSLQEVKAGGMMIYLFLLASLFAYLFLCAQYESWTIPIAIVLAVPLGILGAAGYTWLRGLDNNIYTQMGIVLLIGVVCKTSILLVEFAKQLHEEGRSVVDAAVEAARIRFRPILMTALTTALGMVPLVVAKGAGAAARQALGTTVFGGMIVATVLGVVLIPVFYTVVQRTKEKAAELEGKILDAATHWPG, encoded by the coding sequence ATGCAGTTCAGCAGATTTTTTATTGATCGGCCGGTATTTGCGACGGTCATCTCGATTGTGATTATGCTGGTGGGGCTGATTGCCCTGCCGCTTCTGCCGGTGGAAAAAACCCCCGATATTGCTCCGCCGACCGTGATGGTGGAAGCCCAGTATCCGGGCGCCAGTGCGGAGGTGATTGCGCAGACCGTCGCCACGCCGCTGGAGCAGGCCATCAACGGCGTGGACGGAATGCTCTATATGACCTCCAGCAGCAGCGACACCGGAATGATGATGCTGACGGTGACGTTTGAAGTCGGCACGGATGTGGATATGGCGACGGTGCTTGTGCAGAACCGGGTGGCGACCGCCGAGCCGCAGCTGCCGGAGGAGGTCAAGCGCTACGGCATCCGCACGCACAAGCGCTCCCCGAATATTACGATGCTTCTGGTTTTTCAGTCATCAGACAGCCGCTACGATGATGTGTATGTGAGCAACTATATCAATCTATATATTAAGGATGTTCTGACGCGTGTGCCCGGCGTCGGACAGGTGGAGGTGTTCGGGGCCAAGGATTTTGGGATGCGTCTGTGGCTGGACCCGGAGAAGATGCGGGCCCGGCAGCTGACGACGGATGACGTGCTCGCGGCGGTCCGCCGACAGAATATTGAGGTGGCCGCCGGACAAATCGGCGGTATGCCCAGCCCGCCGGACCAGCAGTTCCAGTGGACGATTCAGACCAAGGGCCGTTTGAGCACGCCGGAGGAATTCGGGAATATTATTCTTCGGGCGGAGGAAAACGGGCGTCTGCTGCGGCTGAAGGATGTCGCGCGGGTCGAGCTGGGGGCCCAGAATTATTCCTGGTCGGTGCGTCTGCGGGGCAAGCCCGCGGTGGCGATGGCCATTTATGCCACGCCGGAAGCCAACGCCCTGCGGGTGGCCGACGGGGTGCGGGATGCACTGGCGGAATTGTCCAAATCCTTCCCCAAGGGACTCACCTACGAAGAGCCGTACAATCCGACGCTGTTTATTCGGGAATCTCTGCGGGAAGTGGTTTCAACACTGCTGATGGTTGTGGCACTGGTGGTACTGACGGTCTTTGTTTTTCTGGAGGACTGGCGGGCGACGCTCGTGCCGGCGGTGACGATTCCCGTCTCGCTGATTGGAACACTGGCGGTAATGCTGGCCCTCGGCTTTACCATCAATACGCTCTCGCTGTTCGGTCTGGTGCTGGCCATCGGGATTGTGGTGGACGATGCGATTGTCGTGGTGGAAAACTGCTCGCGTCTGATTGCGGATGAGAAATTGTCTCCGCGGGCGGCGGCCATCAAAGCGATGGAGCAGGTAACCAGCCCGGTGATTGCCACCACGCTGGTATTGCTGGCGGTCTTTGCCCCCACGATTCTGGCCCCGGGGATTACCGGAAAACTCTATCAGCAGTTTGCCGTGACGCTGTCGGTGGCTGTCTGCTTTTCGACCCTCAATGCCCTGACGCTCAGTCCGGTGCTCTGTGCGTTTCTGCTGCGGCCGCAGGAGCACAAAAGAGGCCGCTTTTTCCGCTGGTTTGATCACTGGCTGAAGCGCACGACAACGGCTTATACGGGAGTAGTTCAAAGCATCCTGCGGCGGACAGTGATTGCGCTGGCCGTCTTTGCCGTCCTGACAGTCGTGGGACTGACCGGTTTTGAAAAGTTGCCGACCGGCTTTCTGCCGACAGAGGACGAAGGGGCCATCTTTCTGGGTGTGCGGCTGCCGGAAGGGGCTTCGCTGCACCGCACAGAGCAGGTGATGGAACGAGTCAATGCGATTCTGGCGCAGACGCCCGGCGTGGCCAATTTTGCCAGCATCAGCGGGTTTTCAATGCTGCAGGGGGGAATGATGGCCAACGGCGGAACCTGCTTTATCCGGCTGGAGCCCTGGTCCAAGCGGCGCGACCCGCAGCTGCATGTGTCGGCGATTGTGCAGCGGCTTCAGCAGCAGCTGTTTATGATTCCGGATGCGCTGTGTCTGGCCTTTCAGCCGCCGGCGATTATGGGTCTGGGGACCACCAGCGGCTTTGAGGTGCAGATTCAGGACCGCGGCGGCGTCGGGCTGGAGACTCTGGCGCGGATCGGCAGCGACTTGGTCTTTGAAGGTCAGAATGATCCAATCCTTACGCAGCTGAACAGCACATTTGAGGCCGCCGTACCTCAGCTGTATCTGGAGGTGGACCGCGTGAAGGCCCAGACGCTCGATGTGCCGCTGGAGAACGTCTTTAACGCCCTTCAGACCTATCTGGGAAGCACCTATGTGAATGATTTTAATCTGTTCGGCAGGACGTTTAAGGTGATGGCGCAGGCCGAGGCGGACTTCCGCTCGAAAGCCGAGCACATCGGCCGGCTGGAGGTTCGCAATCGGTCCGGTCAGATGGTGCCGCTGCGTACGCTGGTTTCCGTTCGCGAAACGGCCGGGCCGCAGACGATTACGCACTACAATCTGTATCCGGCGACGCGGCTGACCGGTTCCGCCCGGCCCGGCTGCAGCTCCGGTCAGGCCATCGAGCGGGTCCGTCAGCTGCTCGAGGAAAAACTGCCGGAGGGAATGGGGTATGAATGGTCGGGAATGAGTCTGCAGGAAGTCAAGGCCGGCGGAATGATGATATACCTGTTTCTGCTGGCGTCTTTGTTTGCCTACCTGTTTTTGTGTGCCCAGTACGAAAGCTGGACGATTCCGATTGCGATTGTGCTGGCGGTGCCGCTGGGCATTCTGGGAGCGGCGGGCTATACCTGGCTGCGGGGACTGGACAATAACATCTATACCCAGATGGGAATTGTTCTGCTGATCGGCGTTGTCTGCAAAACCTCGATTCTGCTGGTGGAGTTTGCCAAGCAGCTGCACGAGGAGGGCCGCTCGGTGGTGGATGCCGCGGTGGAGGCCGCCCGGATTCGCTTCCGCCCGATTCTGATGACGGCGCTGACGACAGCGCTGGGAATGGTGCCGCTGGTGGTGGCCAAGGGAGCCGGTGCTGCAGCTCGGCAGGCGCTGGGAACCACGGTCTTCGGCGGAATGATTGTCGCCACCGTGCTGGGCGTGGTGCTGATTCCTGTCTTCTACACGGTGGTTCAGCGAACCAAAGAAAAAGCCGCTGAACTGGAAGGGAAGATTCTTGACGCCGCAACGCATTGGCCGGGATAA